In one window of Dehalococcoidia bacterium DNA:
- the cysE gene encoding serine O-acetyltransferase — protein MREDIRTIRGKDPAARSTAEILFCYPGLHALWGHRVAHFLWRHHLYFLARLLSHGSRFLTGIEIHPGAQIGKRFFIDHGSGVVIGETAEIGDDVLIYQGVVLGGTSLGKKKRHPTIGNRVVIGSGAIVLGSITVGDDARIGSGSVVVKLVPPGATVVGVPGKVVTQHLEAVPELEHGRLPDPVADVIRTILKEQKELRECLERMDVLGQTEAGSGLQKATEDWKTWLESQSTEKES, from the coding sequence TTGCGTGAGGACATCCGCACCATTCGAGGCAAGGATCCGGCGGCCAGAAGCACAGCCGAAATCCTCTTCTGCTATCCCGGATTGCATGCCCTGTGGGGTCATCGAGTGGCTCATTTTCTCTGGCGGCACCATCTTTATTTTCTTGCCCGATTGCTTTCGCACGGCAGTCGTTTTCTGACCGGCATCGAAATCCACCCCGGAGCCCAGATCGGCAAACGCTTTTTCATTGACCACGGTTCGGGAGTGGTGATTGGGGAGACGGCAGAGATCGGCGATGATGTTTTGATCTATCAGGGAGTCGTTCTGGGTGGCACCAGTCTGGGAAAGAAAAAGAGGCACCCGACTATCGGCAACCGGGTAGTGATTGGCTCTGGTGCGATTGTTCTGGGTTCCATTACGGTGGGCGATGATGCGCGTATCGGGTCGGGCTCAGTGGTGGTTAAACTCGTTCCCCCCGGGGCAACGGTGGTCGGCGTCCCCGGCAAAGTTGTGACGCAGCACCTGGAGGCCGTCCCCGAGTTGGAGCATGGCCGGCTCCCTGACCCGGTTGCCGACGTCATTAGGACGATTTTGAAAGAGCAGAAAGAGCTGCGGGAATGTCTGGAAAGGATGGATGTTCTCGGCCAGACAGAGGCCGGAAGTGGACTGCAAAAGGCCACCGAGGATTGGAAGACCTGGCTGGAGAGCCAGAGCACAGAAAAGGAAAGTTGA
- the cysK gene encoding cysteine synthase A: MPRLTRGIAKDSTELIGNTPLVRLNHVTAGARAEVVAKLESFNPTHSIKDRIGVAMIVDAEEKGLIKRDTVIVEPTSGNTGIALAFVCAARGYKLILTMPDTMSVERRQLLSIFGAELVLTPGVEGMTGAVRKAEELVAANPGYFMPQQFKNPANPEIHRLTTAEEIWRDTAGRVDIVVAGVGTGGTISGVAEVLKAKKTQVKAIAVEPAGSPVLSGGKAGLHKIQGIGAGFVPEVFRRDLIDEIVSVGNDEAGDMARRLAKEEGILAGISSGAATWAAIEMARRAENEGKLVVVILPDTGERYLSTWLFQTGG, from the coding sequence ATGCCTAGGCTCACACGAGGCATTGCCAAGGATTCCACCGAACTGATCGGCAATACCCCTCTGGTCAGATTGAATCATGTCACCGCCGGAGCGAGGGCCGAGGTGGTGGCGAAGCTGGAGTCCTTCAATCCGACCCATAGCATCAAGGACAGGATTGGGGTGGCCATGATCGTCGATGCTGAGGAGAAGGGGTTGATCAAAAGGGATACCGTTATCGTTGAGCCGACCAGCGGGAATACCGGCATTGCTCTGGCCTTTGTCTGCGCTGCCAGAGGATACAAACTGATCCTGACTATGCCGGATACCATGTCTGTGGAACGAAGACAGCTCCTCTCCATTTTTGGGGCTGAACTGGTGCTTACCCCCGGCGTCGAGGGAATGACCGGAGCGGTGAGAAAAGCAGAAGAACTTGTGGCCGCCAATCCGGGCTATTTCATGCCCCAGCAGTTCAAGAATCCGGCCAACCCGGAAATCCATCGCCTCACCACTGCCGAGGAGATATGGCGCGATACTGCAGGCAGAGTGGATATCGTGGTGGCCGGGGTAGGGACGGGAGGGACCATCTCCGGTGTGGCCGAGGTTCTCAAGGCGAAAAAGACGCAGGTCAAAGCCATTGCCGTAGAACCGGCGGGTTCGCCGGTTCTATCCGGGGGAAAGGCCGGACTGCACAAGATTCAGGGCATCGGCGCTGGTTTTGTCCCCGAAGTTTTCAGGCGGGACCTGATTGATGAAATCGTTTCGGTGGGAAACGATGAGGCCGGAGATATGGCCAGGAGACTGGCTAAAGAAGAGGGGATACTGGCCGGCATCTCTTCCGGGGCTGCAACCTGGGCAGCTATAGAAATGGCCAGGAGAGCGGAAAACGAGGGCAAACTGGTTGTAGTGATCCTGCCCGATACCGGAGAGCGCTATTTATCCACGTGGCTCTTCCAGACGGGCGGATAA